One window from the genome of Blastocatellia bacterium encodes:
- a CDS encoding 50S ribosomal protein L11 methyltransferase: MYSIAAYGTMIADKGRMEPYCEALRRAVNPGSVVVDIGTGTGIFAFLACQMGARKVYAIEPDDAIQVARELAVANGYADRIQFIQKRSTEVELPE; encoded by the coding sequence GCATACGGGACAATGATTGCCGACAAGGGACGGATGGAGCCCTACTGCGAGGCGCTGCGCCGGGCCGTCAACCCGGGCAGTGTTGTGGTTGACATCGGCACAGGCACAGGCATCTTTGCGTTTCTAGCCTGCCAGATGGGCGCGCGGAAGGTCTACGCCATTGAGCCTGACGACGCGATCCAGGTAGCTCGCGAGCTGGCCGTTGCCAATGGCTATGCCGACCGGATTCAGTTCATTCAGAAACGCTCCACAGAGGTTGAATTGCCGGAAC